A genomic segment from Pelobates fuscus isolate aPelFus1 chromosome 7, aPelFus1.pri, whole genome shotgun sequence encodes:
- the PVALB gene encoding parvalbumin alpha, whose translation MSMTDVLAAADISKAVGAFEAADSFNHKKFFELCGLKNKSTDDVKKAFHILDQDRSGYIEEDELKMVLKGFTPNGRALSDKETKILLAAGDKDGDGKIGVDEFTALVAEC comes from the exons ATGTCCATGACTGATGTGCTCGCAGCTGCCGACATCTCAAAGGCAGTGGGGGCTTTTGaag CTGCTGACTCTTTCAACCACAAAAAATTCTTCGAGTTATGCGGCTTGAAGAACAAAAGCACAGATGACGTGAAAAAGGCTTTCCATATTCTGGACCAGGATCGGAGTGGATATATAGAGGAGGATGAACTTAA GATGGTATTGAAAGGCTTCACCCCAAATGGCCGAGCTCTGTCCGACAAGGAAACCAAAATCCTACTAGCAGCCGGCGACAAAGATGGAGACGGCAAAATCGGAGTAGATG AGTTCACAGCCCTGGTGGCTGAATGCTAA